One part of the Gadus macrocephalus chromosome 8, ASM3116895v1 genome encodes these proteins:
- the LOC132463247 gene encoding LOW QUALITY PROTEIN: 7-alpha-hydroxycholest-4-en-3-one 12-alpha-hydroxylase-like (The sequence of the model RefSeq protein was modified relative to this genomic sequence to represent the inferred CDS: inserted 1 base in 1 codon; deleted 1 base in 1 codon), producing MGLLVPILLALLASLFGGFYLLGAFRKQKPGEPPLDRGPIPWLGHVLEFRRDTAKFLERMKQKHGDIFTVQLDGNYFTFLMDPSSFGAVFKEAHTKLDFRAFARKLVVRVFHFNQIEHSKNQFHVTNNRHLIGDGLVLLTESTMKNFQNLMLHHSIGKGGDQKTWIEDGLFMYSYNIVFRAGYLSLFGNVSLREAGSTEKSFEMDRIQSDELFTEFHKFDQYFPKLAYGVQSPRERIEIRKLLRLFWKTLSSQVVKNKENPSDWVREEQQTSEGLGMKEFMQERCMFVMLWASXGPAAFWLLMYLLKNPEAMAAVRREVDRVVTESGQEVMRGGPIINLTYDMIQKSLILDSALEETLRLTVAPVLNRAVMENMNLKMSDGRAYQIRQGDIISLFPYTAVQIDSEIHPDPLSFKYDRFLNPDGSKKKDFYKNGKKLRYYTMPWGAGVSMCPGRFFAMNELKQFVFFMILYFDFELKNPNEEVPDIDVKRWGFGAMQPTRDVGFRYRLRF from the exons ATGGGTTTACTGGTGCCAATCCTGCTGGCTCTTCTAGCCTCTCTATTTGGAGGGTTTTACCTTTTAGGAGCATTCAGAAAGCAAAAGCCAGGTGAACCCCCATTAGATAGAGGTCCCATTCCCTGGTTGGGCCACGTGTTGGAGTTTCGCAGGGACACAGCAAAGTTCTTAGAGCGAATGAAGCAAAAACATGGGGACATATTCACGGTACAACTTGATGGGAATTACTTCACATTTCTCATGGATCCTTCATCTTTTGGAGCTGTCTTCAAGGAGGCCCACACAAAACTGGACTTCAGGGCTTTTGCAAGGAAGCTGGTGGTCAGAGTTTTTCATTTCAATCAAATAGAACATTCAAAAAATCAATTTCATGTTACCAACAACAGGCATCTAATTGGTGATGGACTAGTATTATTGACAGAAAGTACAATGAAAAATTTCCAAAATCTCATGCTCCAC CACAGTATAGGCAAAGGTGGAGACCAAAAGACCTGGATTGAGGATGGACTTTTCATGTATAGTTACAATATTGTTTTCAGGGCAGGGTACCTATCACTGTTCGGCAATGTGTCTTTAAGGGAGGCCGGGAGCACTGAGAAATCCTTTGAGATGGACAGAATACAATCTGATGAACTGTTTACAGAGTTTCATAAATTTGATCAATACTTCCCCAAACTGGCCTATGGTGTCCAGTCACCCAGAGAGAGGATTGAGATCAGGAAGCTGCTGAGGCTGTTTTGGAAAACTTTGTCATCACAGGTTGTCAAGAATAAGGAGAATCCCAGCGACTGGGTGCGTGAAGAGCAGCAGACCAGCGAGGGACTAGGAATGAAGGAGTTCATGCAAGAACGATGCATGTTTGTAATGCTCTGGGCAT CAGGGCCTGCTGCCTTTTGGCTACTAATGTACCTCCTGAAGAATCCAGAGGCCATGGCTGCTGTGAGGAGGGAGGTGGACAGGGTTGTGACGGAATCTGGGCAGGAAGTGATGCGTGGTGGCCCGATCATCAATCTGACCTATGACATGATCCAGAAAAGTCTGATCCTTGACAGTGCTCTTGAGGAGACCCTGAGACTGACTGTTGCGCCCGTTCTCAACAGAGCTGTGATGGAAAACATGAACCTCAAAATGTCTGATGGTCGTGCGTATCAGATTCGACAAGGCGACATAATTTCTCTCTTCCCTTACACTGCTGTTCAAATTGATTCCGAAATCCACCCTGACCCACTTTCTTTCAAATACGACCGCTTTCTTAACCCAGATGGCAGCAAGAAAAAAGATTTTTACAAGAACGGGAAGAAGTTGAGGTACTACACAATGCCGTGGGGAGCTGGTGTCAGTATGTGCCCTGGCCGTTTCTTTGCCATGAATGAGTTGAAGCagtttgtgtttttcatgatATTATATTTTGACTTTGAGCTGAAGAATCCTAATGAGGAGGTACCTGACATTGATGTCAAGCGATGGGGTTTTGGGGCCATGCAACCCACAAGAGATGTTGGTTTCAGATACAGACTCCGATTTTAA